Proteins encoded within one genomic window of Gadus macrocephalus chromosome 18, ASM3116895v1:
- the LOC132446960 gene encoding uncharacterized protein LOC132446960 encodes MLLLLVGLCGLALVNLSAALPQAPRISQKPRFYGVKASRSLVIYCVCQLEPPLQVDWFRATEWNQETEGPIMPNDNVVMQGKTERKHAFLLLKHVSPSDSGFYYCQVNGTRGAGTGLQVMRHINVHKVQQRSKVKDALIILQTLMLAICVVAQLLRRYTLGKKEEAIYEEPPKEHIYEGLMVEMCEGALYEDISAYAKPSEAQALWSS; translated from the exons ATGCTCTTGCTTTTGGTTGGACTTTGTGGACTGGCTTTGGTCAATCTATCAG CCGCCCTCCCCCAGGCCCCTCGTATTTCCCAGAAGCCTCGGTTCTACGGCGTGAAGGCCAGCCGCAGCTTGGTCATCTACTGTGTGTGTCAGCTGGAGCCACCTCTGCAGGTGGACTGGTTCCGGGCCACGGAATGGAACCAGGAGACCGAGGGCCCGATCATGCCAAACGACAATGTGGTCATGCAGGGGAAGACGGAGCGGAAACACGCCTTTCTTTTACTCAAGCACGTGAGCCCCTCGGACAGCGGCTTCTACTACTGCCAGGTCAACGGCACCAGGGGAGCCGGGACCGGCCTGCAGGTCATGA GACATATCAACGTCCACAAGGTGCAGCAGAGGAGCAAAGTAAAAGATGCGCTCATCATCCTGCAGACTCTGATGTTGGCGATCTGCGTGGTTGCGCAACTGCTTCGGAGATACACTCTG GGTAAAAAGGAAGAAGCCATTTATGAGGAACCACCAAAAGAACACATCTACGAG ggCCTGATGGTGGAGATGTGTGAGGGAGCGCTCTATGAGGACATCTCAGCCTACGCTAAACCCAGTGAGGCCCAGGCCCTCTGGTCAAGCTGA
- the LOC132446958 gene encoding B-cell antigen receptor complex-associated protein beta chain-like, translating to MLWLLVGLGGLALVNLSAPLPQAAITQKPRFYGVMERHRAVKFYCECPLEPPLLVDWFFAKDSDPVAQRPMRPTGKVVMQGKTSWHSAFLLIKNVNLLDSGVYYCQVNGTRGAGTGLQVMSPLNVSKAEKRSMMKDAFIILQTLMLAICVAAPLVQRYILVKKEDAIYEDPQQDHTYEGLVVETCEGALYEDISAYAQTGGPEAPWED from the exons ATGCTCTGGCTCTTGGTTGGACTTGGCGGACTGGCTTTGGTCAACCTATCAG cccccctcccccaggccgCTATTACCCAGAAGCCTCGGTTCTACGGCGTgatggagagacacagagcggTCAAATTCTACTGCGAGTGTCCGCTGGAGCCGCCCCTGCTGGTGGACTGGTTCTTTGCCAAGGATTCAGACCCGGTGGCCCAGAGGCCGATGAGGCCAACCGGCAAGGTGGTCATGCAGGGGAAGACAAGTTGGCACAGCGCCTTTCTTTTAATCAAGAACGTGAACCTCTTGGACAGCGGCGTCTACTACTGCCAGGTCAACGGCACCAGGGGAGCCGGGACCGGCCTGCAGGTCATGT CACCTCTCAACGTCTCCAAGGCGGAGAAGAGGAGCATGATGAAAGATGCGTTCATCATCCTGCAGACCTTGATGTTGGCGATCTGCGTCGCTGCGCCGCTGGTGCAGAGATACATTCTA GTTAAAAAAGAAGATGCAATTTATGAGGATCCACAACAAGACCATACCTACGAG ggcctggtggtggagacGTGTGAGGGGGCGCTCTACGAGGACATCTCGGCCTACGCCCAGACAGGGGGGCCCGAGGCCCCCTGGGAAGACTGA
- the LOC132446928 gene encoding platelet-activating factor receptor-like: MQIENREKGRVREKRRKIKGERVETSRGRSSKSVLLYVLYLARLLPGIQVVLDMDFLDLNATLPALNSSVSDCSEMLEGFWVCFSIVVVLLGFPISIWVLWDLVDKHCRGGQPWTPNTVFTLNVTVMDLVFLAYLPVNVVNIIFLKNKILMKISFVTISLNLTGRPLLMACMCLDCYVAVHQPLRYRSQTLSSRVIITAVIWLVSLVNGAAFSMNEELVGATGMWWPFLSSAAVIVYCDCCLLWTLSRSRTSRGEPHQLKKRALDIISTSLLVTVANYLPMMIMIPFGRYLVFQIENNYFCLINSLALILLESTSVFMPALYLMKVGKLNFATIFKPLSQAVELVTTRV; this comes from the coding sequence ATGCAAatagagaacagagagaaggggagggtgagagagaaaaggagaaagataaagggagagagagttgagaCCAGCAGGGGTCGGTCCAGCAAATCAGTCCTACTCTACGTTCTCTACCTGGCACGACTGCTTCCTGGCATTCAGGTGGTACTGGACATGGATTTTCTGGATCTGAACGCTACCCTCCCAGCCTTAAACAGCTCTGTTTCCGACTGTTCGGAGATGCTCGAAGGTTTCTGGGTCTGCTTCAGCATTGTGGTGGTTCTTTTGGGCTTCCCAATATCCATCTGGGTTCTGTGGGACCTGGTCGACAAACACTGCAGAGGAGGTCAGCCCTGGACCCCCAACACCGTGTTCACCCTGAATGTCACCGTGATGGACTTGGTGTTCCTGGCCTACCTGCCGGTCAATGTTGtcaacattatttttttaaaaaacaagatcCTAATGAAAATCAGCTTTGTGACGATCAGTCTCAATTTGACGGGGCGTCCCCTGCTTATGGCCTGTATGTGCCTGGACTGCTACGTGGCCGTCCACCAGCCGCTCCGCTACCGCTCTCAGACGCTCTCCAGCAGGGTGATAATCACCGCTGTAATCTGGCTCGTTTCCTTGGTGAACGGAGCTGCATTCAGCATGAACGAAGAACTGGTTGGTGCGACTGGTATGTGGTGGCCGTTCCTCTCCTCTGCGGCGGTCATCGTGTACTGTGACTGCTGCCTCCTGTGGACACTGAGTAGGTCCAGGACGTCCCGAGGTGAGCCTCACCAACTGAAGAAGAGAGCTCTCGACATCATCTCCACGAGCCTGCTTGTCACCGTCGCCAACTACCTCCCTATGATGATCATGATCCCCTTCGGAAGATATTTAGTTTTTCAGATTGAAAATAATTACTTCTGTCTCATCAACTCACTCGCCCTGATTCTCTTAGAGTCAACGTCTGTCTTCATGCCCGCCCTCTATCTGATGAAAGTGGGGAAACTCAATTTTGCAACAATATTTAAACCATTATCCCAGGCAGTGGAGTTGGTCACTACACGTGTATGA